Proteins encoded within one genomic window of Armatimonadota bacterium:
- a CDS encoding amidohydrolase family protein: MEIIDAHVHLVTPRMAERATRWAAGVRARALEAASQARQRRMRDLAGQTLEEIAAWWERQLDAHGVRAAFFIAVGEANEELAAFCALNPGRFFGWGSLPDPLHPDAARIVARFPEWGLRGLKLYPPTQRFHASDRALFPVYEKAAELGIPVLFHFGVTVSPICDLTYANPLALSAALKQFPEVTFGIAHFGAGFLRETLLLAYHTENLFVDTSGTNNWRHYHPGNPSLESVFADALRAFGPYRVVFGTDTAVGPYRGQILQEQMEILERLGLSEEERAAVMGGNARRLFRLEAPAAAGR; the protein is encoded by the coding sequence GTGGAGATCATCGACGCGCACGTGCATCTTGTGACGCCCCGCATGGCGGAACGGGCGACCCGGTGGGCCGCGGGGGTGCGTGCCCGGGCCCTGGAAGCCGCTTCCCAGGCCCGACAGCGGCGGATGCGGGATCTCGCGGGCCAGACCCTGGAGGAGATCGCCGCGTGGTGGGAGCGTCAGCTGGATGCCCACGGGGTCCGGGCTGCCTTCTTCATCGCGGTGGGAGAGGCGAACGAGGAGCTGGCTGCCTTCTGCGCCCTCAACCCCGGGCGCTTCTTCGGTTGGGGGAGCCTTCCGGATCCCCTCCATCCGGATGCGGCCCGCATCGTGGCCCGGTTCCCGGAATGGGGGCTGAGGGGGTTGAAGCTCTATCCGCCCACCCAGCGGTTCCACGCGAGCGACCGGGCCCTGTTCCCCGTGTACGAGAAAGCCGCGGAACTCGGGATCCCGGTGCTCTTCCACTTCGGCGTAACGGTCTCGCCCATCTGCGACCTCACCTACGCGAACCCCCTCGCCCTCTCCGCGGCCCTCAAGCAGTTCCCGGAGGTGACCTTCGGGATCGCCCACTTCGGGGCCGGGTTCTTACGGGAGACCCTGCTCCTCGCCTACCACACGGAGAACCTCTTCGTGGACACCTCCGGGACGAACAACTGGCGGCACTACCACCCCGGCAACCCTTCCTTGGAGTCCGTGTTCGCGGATGCCCTGCGGGCCTTCGGGCCGTACCGGGTGGTGTTCGGAACCGATACCGCGGTGGGGCCGTACCGGGGGCAGATTTTGCAGGAGCAGATGGAGATCCTGGAGCGCCTGGGGCTTTCGGAGGAGGAGCGGGCCGCGGTGATGGGCGGAAACGCCCGGCGGCTGTTCCGGCTTGAAGCGCCTGCGGCTGCAGGACGGTGA
- a CDS encoding phosphoribosyltransferase family protein — translation MRYEGQTHYELRVAGVRRLLPVEEVRPGVWVPFFRMVGDVELTNACARALAAELRQCEFEVLVALAMKSAALAHMISTYLSEPRHGQFFPYVVCRRTVKRYMRNPVTVEARSIMEPEAYTLVLNGLDAEVVRGKRVAVVDDVVSTGGTFRAAAALMERLGARISAKAAVLLEGDAYHDPELIHLERLPVFTAG, via the coding sequence ATGCGCTACGAGGGTCAAACCCATTACGAGCTCCGGGTGGCGGGGGTCCGGAGGTTGCTGCCCGTGGAGGAGGTGCGCCCCGGCGTGTGGGTGCCGTTCTTCCGGATGGTGGGGGACGTGGAGCTCACCAATGCGTGCGCCCGGGCGCTCGCGGCGGAGCTGCGGCAGTGCGAGTTCGAGGTCCTGGTGGCCCTGGCCATGAAGTCCGCGGCCCTCGCCCACATGATCTCCACCTACCTCTCGGAGCCCCGGCACGGGCAGTTCTTCCCGTACGTGGTGTGCCGACGGACGGTCAAACGGTACATGCGCAACCCCGTGACGGTGGAGGCCCGGTCCATCATGGAGCCCGAAGCCTATACCCTCGTGCTCAACGGCCTCGACGCGGAGGTGGTGCGTGGGAAGCGGGTGGCGGTGGTGGACGACGTGGTGAGCACGGGCGGGACCTTCCGGGCCGCGGCGGCCCTCATGGAGCGGCTCGGGGCCCGCATCTCCGCGAAGGCCGCGGTCCTGCTGGAGGGGGATGCATACCACGACCCGGAGCTCATCCACCTGGAACGGCTCCCCGTGTTCACCGCAGGCTGA
- a CDS encoding MBL fold metallo-hydrolase yields MRIAEGVEVLSVDGVWRGNPMRVHPVLLREGDQIVLVDTAFPGQVEALRQAIRACGVEISQIRTVLLTHQDLDHIGNAPALVRESGAEVWAHPEEVPYIEGARTLLKFDPARLSPEQREALDPVLRDRPRVKVTRYLVDGERLPLCGGVRVVHTPGHTPGHLSLFLELPRILISGDALVVTDGQLRGPIPEFTPDRATAMASVRKLADLEPDVVVCYHGGVYGPGAARRLRELAVGD; encoded by the coding sequence ATGCGGATCGCGGAGGGCGTCGAGGTCCTGTCCGTGGACGGGGTGTGGCGCGGGAACCCCATGCGGGTCCATCCCGTGCTTTTGCGGGAGGGCGATCAGATCGTCCTGGTGGACACCGCGTTTCCCGGCCAGGTGGAGGCATTGCGGCAGGCCATACGCGCCTGCGGGGTGGAGATCTCCCAGATCCGCACGGTCCTCCTCACCCACCAGGACCTGGATCACATCGGGAACGCGCCCGCCCTCGTGCGGGAGAGCGGAGCCGAGGTGTGGGCCCACCCGGAGGAGGTTCCCTACATCGAGGGTGCGCGGACGCTGCTGAAGTTCGACCCAGCGCGCCTTTCGCCGGAGCAGCGGGAGGCCCTCGACCCCGTGCTGCGGGACCGTCCCAGGGTGAAGGTGACCCGCTACCTCGTGGACGGGGAGCGCCTTCCCCTGTGTGGCGGCGTCCGGGTGGTGCACACCCCAGGGCACACACCCGGTCACCTCAGCCTGTTCTTAGAACTTCCCCGCATCCTGATCTCCGGGGACGCCCTGGTGGTGACGGACGGTCAACTCCGGGGGCCCATCCCGGAGTTCACCCCCGATCGAGCGACCGCCATGGCCTCCGTGCGCAAGCTGGCGGATCTGGAGCCGGACGTGGTGGTGTGCTACCACGGCGGGGTCTACGGCCCCGGTGCGGCCCGGCGCCTGCGCGAGCTGGCGGTCGGCGATTGA
- a CDS encoding type 1 glutamine amidotransferase — protein sequence MAEVLVIQHAEVEPPGLIGEILQTRGHTLRILRPFAGEPVPESLREVAGLVLMGGPMGVYEQERYPFLRAEMRLIEEALRRDFPVLGVCLGSQLLAAVLGARVGPGPGPELGWHPVTLEEAATEDRLFAGLPSSFVAFHWHGDVFDLPAGATWLARSERTLYQAFRYGHRAYGLLFHLEATEATIRAMVRAFPEDLRRAGLDPEAMTSASERYLPALRDLGSQVFGRWAALLP from the coding sequence GTGGCGGAAGTCCTGGTGATCCAGCATGCGGAGGTGGAGCCTCCGGGGCTCATCGGCGAAATCCTTCAGACACGTGGCCACACCCTGCGCATCCTCCGCCCTTTCGCAGGAGAGCCCGTCCCCGAATCCCTCCGGGAGGTCGCGGGGCTTGTGCTCATGGGAGGGCCGATGGGTGTGTACGAGCAGGAGCGCTACCCGTTCCTGCGGGCGGAGATGCGCCTGATCGAGGAAGCCCTGCGTCGGGATTTCCCCGTTCTCGGCGTGTGCCTGGGTAGCCAGCTCCTGGCGGCCGTGCTCGGAGCCCGCGTGGGGCCGGGCCCGGGACCGGAGCTTGGATGGCATCCCGTCACGCTTGAGGAGGCGGCGACGGAGGACCGGCTGTTCGCCGGGTTGCCCTCCTCGTTCGTGGCCTTCCACTGGCACGGGGACGTCTTCGACCTCCCCGCCGGAGCCACCTGGCTCGCCCGCAGCGAACGCACGCTGTACCAGGCGTTCCGGTATGGCCACCGCGCGTACGGGCTCCTCTTTCACCTGGAGGCCACAGAGGCCACGATCCGAGCCATGGTGCGGGCTTTCCCGGAGGACCTCAGGCGGGCCGGACTGGATCCTGAGGCGATGACCTCCGCATCTGAGCGGTATCTGCCTGCCCTGCGGGACCTGGGCTCGCAGGTGTTCGGACGGTGGGCGGCTCTCCTCCCATGA
- a CDS encoding MFS transporter yields MAERARPERYALGGLGASLLIQTLVLWVYPFYAPPTADRLLPPEQVGLALALGRLTNAVAEPLVASWSDRFRSPWGRRRPFVIGGAPLLALAFALVWVPPAAHRFAYLAALLCAFFFLFSLVVNPYLALLTEFEGTGRVSAAVAQAAGNVVGTGFAYTLSAWLVHAFGFPALGGIFAGAAVLLLWVAGLAVREEGRGHSEPFVRALAAVLGRRDLRVYLLILGLAWVGLSLLPPVLVFLATVLMGVARESVGSVLGLALLSTLCGLPVVLAWGRRLGPGRALMRVLGLAVPMLPLISLIGLLPGIPALWHGYGLVALAGLPLAGLYALPNAVLGEIAERDGGHEALHFALQGVTLNLANAMAAALSGFLLTLGYTPGEDLGLRLVPLCSAALLIGARLAFRALQRE; encoded by the coding sequence GTGGCGGAGCGGGCGCGACCTGAACGGTACGCCCTGGGAGGTCTCGGGGCGTCCCTGCTGATCCAGACCCTGGTGCTCTGGGTCTACCCCTTTTACGCGCCGCCCACAGCAGACCGCCTGCTGCCTCCGGAGCAGGTGGGGCTGGCCCTCGCCCTGGGCCGGCTTACGAACGCGGTGGCGGAGCCGCTCGTAGCTTCCTGGAGCGACCGGTTCCGATCCCCTTGGGGCCGCCGACGGCCGTTCGTCATCGGCGGGGCGCCGCTCCTGGCCCTGGCCTTCGCACTGGTGTGGGTGCCGCCCGCCGCGCACCGGTTCGCGTACCTGGCGGCACTCCTGTGCGCCTTCTTTTTCCTGTTCTCCCTGGTGGTGAACCCTTACCTGGCCTTGCTGACGGAGTTCGAGGGGACCGGACGGGTGTCCGCCGCGGTGGCGCAGGCGGCGGGAAACGTGGTGGGAACCGGTTTCGCCTACACCCTCTCCGCCTGGCTTGTGCACGCGTTCGGCTTCCCCGCCCTGGGCGGGATCTTCGCGGGGGCGGCGGTGCTCCTCCTATGGGTCGCGGGCCTCGCGGTGCGGGAGGAGGGGCGCGGGCACTCCGAGCCGTTCGTGCGGGCCCTCGCCGCGGTCCTCGGTCGGCGGGACCTTCGGGTGTACCTGTTGATTCTGGGGCTTGCCTGGGTAGGACTGAGCCTGCTCCCCCCGGTTCTCGTGTTCCTCGCCACGGTGCTCATGGGCGTGGCGCGGGAATCCGTGGGGAGCGTTTTGGGTCTTGCGCTCCTCTCGACCCTCTGCGGGCTTCCCGTGGTCCTGGCCTGGGGTCGACGGCTCGGCCCCGGCCGGGCCCTCATGCGGGTGCTGGGGCTCGCGGTGCCGATGCTGCCGCTCATCTCCCTCATCGGCCTCCTGCCGGGGATCCCGGCCCTGTGGCACGGGTACGGGCTCGTTGCCCTCGCGGGGCTTCCCCTCGCGGGTCTCTACGCCCTCCCCAACGCGGTGCTCGGGGAGATTGCGGAAAGGGACGGGGGACACGAGGCCCTGCACTTTGCCCTCCAGGGGGTAACCCTGAACCTGGCCAATGCCATGGCCGCGGCGCTTAGCGGCTTCCTCCTCACCTTGGGATACACGCCGGGAGAGGACCTGGGACTGCGGCTGGTACCGCTGTGTTCCGCGGCGCTGCTCATTGGGGCGCGCCTCGCGTTTCGGGCCCTGCAGCGGGAATAG
- a CDS encoding adenosine-specific kinase, whose translation MELKLVPIEKPDALNVILGQAHFIKTVEDLHEALVTAVPGIKFGLAFSEASGKRLVRRSGTDPQLVDLAVRNVLTIGAGHTFLIVLGEGYYPINVLPAVKACPEVVRIFAATANPLLVVVAEEGERRGILGVMDGFSPLGVEDDAEVAWRKDLLRRFGYKL comes from the coding sequence ATGGAGCTCAAGCTGGTCCCCATCGAGAAACCGGACGCGTTGAACGTCATCCTCGGGCAGGCGCACTTCATCAAGACCGTGGAGGACCTGCACGAGGCCCTGGTGACCGCAGTGCCCGGGATCAAGTTCGGGCTCGCCTTCTCGGAAGCCAGCGGCAAGCGCCTGGTGCGCCGGTCCGGCACGGACCCGCAGCTCGTGGATCTGGCGGTCCGCAACGTGCTCACCATCGGCGCCGGCCACACCTTCCTGATCGTCCTGGGCGAGGGCTACTACCCCATCAACGTCCTCCCCGCGGTGAAGGCCTGCCCGGAGGTGGTGCGGATCTTCGCGGCCACCGCAAACCCCCTGCTGGTGGTGGTGGCGGAGGAGGGCGAGCGTCGAGGGATCCTGGGGGTGATGGATGGGTTCAGCCCCCTCGGCGTGGAGGACGATGCGGAGGTGGCTTGGCGGAAGGATCTCCTGCGGCGGTTCGGGTACAAGTTGTAG
- a CDS encoding Hsp20/alpha crystallin family protein, with protein MLVRRSPLVAELRAIQQELAGLLDRVFGFEGPGSEGFVPALDVYFQDGHCVVRADLAGVDPKAVEILLHGNVLTIRGERKAPEVARDDVLLRGIPYGRFERTVTLPEGLDVDGVKAQWLDGILEIRIPVEQELRPRKIPVEIAA; from the coding sequence GTGCTGGTACGTCGGAGCCCCCTCGTCGCGGAGCTCCGGGCGATCCAGCAGGAGCTCGCCGGCCTGCTCGACCGAGTCTTCGGATTTGAAGGGCCGGGTTCGGAGGGCTTTGTGCCCGCCCTGGACGTGTACTTCCAGGACGGGCACTGCGTCGTCCGGGCCGATCTGGCAGGGGTGGACCCCAAGGCCGTGGAGATCCTCCTCCACGGCAACGTCCTGACCATCCGGGGCGAGCGGAAGGCGCCGGAGGTGGCGCGGGATGACGTGCTCCTGCGCGGCATCCCGTACGGCCGCTTCGAGCGCACCGTGACCCTGCCGGAGGGCCTGGACGTGGACGGGGTGAAGGCGCAGTGGCTCGATGGGATCCTGGAGATCCGGATTCCGGTCGAGCAGGAGCTGCGGCCGAGGAAGATTCCTGTTGAGATCGCCGCGTGA
- a CDS encoding MBL fold metallo-hydrolase, with protein MRRLIATVALVVTGAVLGAQGAPRTGSVMIRYYGHAFFVITAPDGIRFAIDPYGEIGYPLPQVTAEVVLVTHEHRDHNNVRLVQGARRVLRGLTPDGRSWNRFRERVGRTTVTSIPSFHDDQGGTSPRGLNTLFLLEMDDLRLAHLGDLGQSTLTEGQRRALGRLDVLMIPVGDGPFTIGAAEATRITEQLRPAVVIPMHYKTSARPDWPGTDEGPFLEGKRDVVRVGGTYEIRKDQLPPPTRVVVMDWRSGSR; from the coding sequence ATGCGGAGGTTGATCGCCACGGTGGCCCTCGTGGTCACGGGTGCCGTTCTGGGAGCGCAAGGAGCACCGCGCACGGGGAGTGTGATGATTCGCTACTACGGCCATGCCTTCTTCGTGATCACGGCACCGGACGGGATCCGGTTCGCCATCGACCCCTACGGCGAGATCGGCTACCCGCTCCCCCAGGTGACCGCGGAGGTGGTCCTCGTGACCCACGAGCATCGGGACCACAACAACGTGAGGCTCGTGCAGGGCGCGCGCCGCGTACTTCGGGGCCTCACCCCGGATGGCCGGAGCTGGAACCGCTTCCGCGAGCGGGTGGGCCGAACCACAGTGACCTCCATCCCCTCCTTCCACGATGACCAGGGCGGCACAAGCCCCCGCGGTCTCAACACGCTGTTCCTGCTGGAGATGGACGACCTGCGGCTTGCGCACCTGGGGGACCTGGGCCAGAGCACCCTGACGGAGGGGCAGCGGCGGGCCCTCGGTCGGCTGGACGTGCTCATGATCCCCGTGGGCGACGGCCCCTTCACCATCGGCGCGGCGGAGGCAACCCGGATCACCGAGCAGCTCCGGCCGGCGGTGGTCATCCCCATGCACTACAAGACCTCCGCGCGGCCGGACTGGCCGGGCACGGACGAGGGGCCGTTCCTCGAGGGGAAGCGGGATGTGGTGCGCGTGGGAGGGACCTACGAAATCCGCAAGGACCAGTTGCCGCCGCCCACGCGGGTGGTGGTCATGGACTGGCGGTCAGGGTCCCGGTGA